The Synergistaceae bacterium genome contains a region encoding:
- a CDS encoding TIGR03915 family putative DNA repair protein, whose protein sequence is MTYIYDGTWDGLMCLVYRTAEDGLVPEGIFREKTMEQRVLFETTRIENDSALAEATAALLKKRVSGPMWADIWFALLSDDSGIDMALWHVLERSWAMGRRAASDLADPCIDAVRRAARRTGGEYDKYLGLTRFRDTGGILYAEVEPDCDLLPLLGRHFAKRLSDRGWVIHDLRRGRAAIYDGSGWYVADMELSRTPRNGPDEEVFQELWRGFYRATTTRERLNYKCQRNHMPRKYWKHLTENPGELNGKPLV, encoded by the coding sequence ATGACCTACATTTACGATGGCACCTGGGATGGTCTGATGTGTCTGGTCTACAGAACAGCGGAGGACGGACTCGTTCCGGAGGGGATTTTTCGTGAAAAAACGATGGAGCAGAGGGTTTTGTTCGAAACGACCCGTATCGAAAACGATTCGGCCCTGGCGGAGGCGACTGCCGCCCTTCTGAAGAAACGGGTTTCCGGTCCGATGTGGGCTGACATCTGGTTCGCTCTGCTTTCGGACGACAGCGGCATCGATATGGCTTTGTGGCATGTGCTGGAGCGTTCCTGGGCTATGGGGCGCAGGGCGGCTTCCGACCTGGCCGATCCCTGTATCGACGCCGTGCGCCGCGCGGCCCGACGGACGGGAGGAGAGTATGACAAATATCTTGGTCTGACCCGCTTCAGGGACACGGGCGGCATTTTATACGCGGAGGTGGAACCGGACTGCGACCTCCTGCCTCTTTTGGGACGGCACTTCGCGAAACGTCTGTCCGACCGGGGATGGGTGATTCACGACCTGCGCCGCGGGCGAGCGGCGATTTACGATGGATCGGGCTGGTACGTGGCGGACATGGAGCTTTCGCGGACTCCGCGGAACGGGCCGGACGAAGAAGTTTTTCAGGAGCTCTGGCGCGGGTTCTATCGCGCCACAACCACGCGGGAACGCCTGAATTACAAATGCCAGCGCAACCACATGCCCCGAAAATACTGGAAGCACCTCACAGAAAATCCCGGTGAGCTGAACGGAAAACCGCTGGTTTGA